A window of Strix aluco isolate bStrAlu1 chromosome 2, bStrAlu1.hap1, whole genome shotgun sequence contains these coding sequences:
- the SIK1 gene encoding serine/threonine-protein kinase SIK1 isoform X2, with product MKLLNHPHIIKLYQVMETKDMLYIVTEFAKNGEMFDHLTSNGHLSESEARKKFWQILSAVEYCHSHHIVHRDLKTENLLLDANMNIKLADFGFGNFYKSGEPLSTWCGSPPYAAPEVFEGKEYEGPHLDIWSLGVVLYVLVCGSLPFDGPSLPTLRQRVLEGRFRIPYFMSEDCETLIRRMLVVDPTKRITISQIKQHKWMQADPSLQQQQSLSFSMQNYNSNLGDYNEQVLGIMQTLGIDRQRTVESLQNSSYNHFAAIYYLLLERLKEYRSSQLSSRPTTGRQQRPRSSEISNVEMPQDSLTSETLRSSLLYQQPQNLIQPSLQAEMDCEMSNPLQPVFFPVDPNFNGLFRNRSISPNSLLETTISEEVRQEKELEDEIKAYDHPIRIPSNTSRRHTLAEVTTHFYHHAPPCIVISSSASPTEGTSSDSCLTSSSNDSSVALSSCLAGQVMTGSPATARMTSPFLASQSDAPVLEAQGCMGGASLLPVSFQEGRRASDTSLTQGLKAFRQQLRKNARAKGFLGLNKIKGFARQVCQSSSSRAARSAMSPFQHTQPNTCMYSTSGSSREGRSLLEEVLQQQRMLQLQHHQLLQTACPQTSQTSATNGVPSSDSVGTCKASNSLLLSELQRENSFELAFAGNSQLLQPHFFGVSVSPVSSAAHLLDTHLYISSNVSPVGATFSQQQSFSAQSPSYDAVTLQHGDCEMEDLTSNQLGKFVLVK from the exons GTTATGGAGACAAAGGATATGCTTTACATTGTTACTGAGTTTGCAAAGAATGGAGAAATGTTTG ATCATCTGACCTCCAATGGGCACTTAAGTGAAAGTGAAGCACGGAAGAAGTTCTGGCAGATTCTTTCAGCAGTGGAATATTGTCACAGCCACCACATAGTGCACAGGGATCTCAAAACAGAAAACCTTCTTCTAGATGCTAACATGAATATCAAGTTAGCAG ACTTTGGCTTTGGAAACTTCTACAAGTCAGGAGAGCCCCTCTCCACTTGGTGTGGAAGCCCACCTTATGCAGCTCCAGAAGTTTTTGAAGGCAAAGAATATGAAGGACCTCACCTTGATATATGG AGCcttggggtggtgctgtatgtccTTGTCTGTGGTTCTCTGCCTTTCGATGGACCCAGTTTACCAACTCTGAGGCAAAGAGTGCTGGAGGGGCGGTTCCGCATCCCTTACTTCATGTCCGAAG ACTGTGAAACACTAATCCGACGGATGTTGGTTGTGGACCCAACCAAGCGAATAACCATTTCCCAAATAAAGCAGCACAAGTGGATGCAAGCTGACCcgtctcttcagcagcagcagtcttTGTCCTTCTCCATGCAAAACTACAACTCCAACCTGGGTGACTACAATGAGCAGGTCCTTGGGATCATGCAAACACTTGGCATCGACAGGCAGAGAACTGTTGAG TCTCTGCAAAACAGCAGCTACAACCATTTTGCTGCAATTTACTACCTGCTCTTGGAGCGCCTCAAGGAGTATCGAAGCAGCCAGCTATCGAGTCGCCCCACAACTGGCCGTCAGCAAAGGCCAAGGAGCTCCGAGATCAGCAATGTTGAG atgCCTCAGGACAGTCTCACTAGTGAAACCCTGCGATCATCTCTGCTTTACCAGCAACCTCAGAACCTGATTCAGCCATCCTTGCAGGCAGAAATGGACTGTGAGATGAGCAATCCATTACAG CCTGTGTTCTTTCCTGTGGATCCCAACTTCAACGGGCTCTTCCGGAACCGCTCCATCTCCCCCAACAGCCTGCTGGAGACCACCATTAGTGAAGAAGTGAGGCAAGAGAAGGAGTTGGAAGATGAAATTAAGGCGTATGACCACCCCATCCGCATCCCTAGCAACACCAGCAGGAGGCACACGCTGGCCGAAGTGACCACTCATTTCTATCACCATGCCCCTCCAT GTATAGTCATTTCCTCTTCTGCAAGCCCCACAGAGGGAACTAGTTCAGACAGCTGCCTTACTTCATCTTCAAATGACAGCTCAGTGGCCCTGAGCAGCTGTTTGGCAGGTCAAGTAATGACGGGGAGCCCAGCCACAGCTAGGATGACGTCGCCCTTCCTAGCTTCCCAGTCTGACGCTCCGGTGTTAGAAGCCCAGGGCTGCATGGGAGGTGCTTCTCTCCTGCCTGTCAGCTTCCAAGAAGGAAGGCGAGCATCTGATACCTCATTAACTCAAG GCTTGAAGGCTTTTAGGCAGCAGCTGCGGAAGAACGCTCGAGCCAAGGGCTTTCTCGGCTTGAATAAAATCAAAGGCTTTGCTCGGCAGGTGTGTCAGTCCTCCTCATCTCGGGCAGCAAGGAGTGCCATGAGCCCTTTCCAACACACGCAGCCAAACACCTGCATGTACAGCACCagtgggagcagcagagagggaagaaGCCTCCTGGAGGAGGTGCTACAGCAGCAGAG AAtgctccagctgcagcaccaccagctcctccagACAGCTTGTCCCCAGACTTCTCAGACATCTGCAACAAATGGCGTCCCCTCCTCTGACAGCGTAGGTACCTGCAAAGCATCGAATTCTCTTCTGTTATCAGAGCTACAGAGAGAGAACTCATTTGAGCTGGCCTTTGCTGGCAACAGCCAACTGCTCCAACCTCATTTCTTCGGTGTCAGCGTGTCACCGGTGTCCTCAGCAGCTCACCTTTTAGACACGCACCTGTACATCAGCAGCAACGTTTCTCCAGTTGGCGCCACCTTCTCTCAGCAACAGAGTTTCTCTGCGCAGTCTCCGAGCTATGACGCTGTCACTCTGCAGCACGGGGATTGTGAGATGGAGGACCTGACTTCCAACCAGCTAGGGAAGTTCGTCCTGGTCAAATGA